Part of the Notamacropus eugenii isolate mMacEug1 chromosome 5, mMacEug1.pri_v2, whole genome shotgun sequence genome is shown below.
TCAAAGGGTTCTATGTCCTTAGTATGTCTTCCTATTCAGCTTGTGCCCTCCAAGTGGGGGAAACTTGCCAGTCGATCAatcataagaaaagaagaaaaaattaaaagccaGCCAAATGAGCAAGTGGCTGCAGGAGTATATCTGTGGgattcttcctcccctctccatgTAGCTTCTTTGGCATCTTTGTGCAAGCCTCTGCTGTTCCCCAGGGAACCGCGCAGTCCCCCTGAGCTcactctgtttctcttttgttccAGCCTTGGGGGCGGGAGACAAGCTAAGTGTCTCTGAATGGCATTTTGTAACCTTGGTTCCTTTACTGGATTCCTCTATCCCCAATTCTGTTCTCTGGTCACTAAATCTGGAGATGAGATGGAGTCTAAGTGATAGAGTGACTACTTGAGAAGAAGGTCTTCTATGActgtatgggggtggggagggggcaccTGGGGATATTAAGCCAGAAAAGAGACAGGGCAGGGGAAAAGGAGTGTTTACCATTGCACCCCAGGCTGCTGAGAGAGCCAATTCTGTCCAGCCTCCTGCCAAAGCAGCCTGATTCTCGCATTAGTTTCGGGCTTTGCAGACCACGCAGAGCCTGGAAGGTGGAGACCCTATGGACACGGCTGCCTTCTGGCACCAGTGGGTGTTCGGGCTTTCTGTTCTCCCAGCCTTCCCCCGGGGTCTCTTCTTGCTCCCTCGGCTCAGGCTCCGCCATCTCCAACTCCTCCAAAGCTGAGATCTTGTCCCTTAGTCGGTACAGCAGTTCCTGGAAGGATGGTGGAAGTAAAGGAGACAGATTAGCAAGAATTGTGAGCCCCCTTGCAGATCAGCTCTTCTAGTCCCCTCCCCAAGCTCCCGCCGGCGCCCAGTGCATCGCCAACAAGACCTTAAGAATCTAGGGTTACTCGAACTTCTCAGGGGCCATTCTGCTACCTTTGGGTATCTTCTAggctttgccagtctgatgatTCTTTCGGAAATCCCTTAGTAAGGAGGGAGAATAGAGATA
Proteins encoded:
- the NPPB gene encoding natriuretic peptides B; amino-acid sequence: MDSQKALPSIFLLLLLLQLQGNFSHPLDRPRQARELTGVQELLYRLRDKISALEELEMAEPEPREQEETPGEGWENRKPEHPLVPEGSRVHRVSTFQALRGLQSPKLMRESGCFGRRLDRIGSLSSLGCNVSRRN